A genome region from Indicator indicator isolate 239-I01 chromosome 24, UM_Iind_1.1, whole genome shotgun sequence includes the following:
- the SPO11 gene encoding meiotic recombination protein SPO11 has protein sequence MEDNNVCSTEVPAGNKASFKETSLPGDEGRVPSSEVLEAIENVIEGVLKSLAQKKAPVLTVARRSDWRNVEFTDSVGLQMVPHCTTKQIRSDCPRSASRFALMLKILSMIYKMVQSNTYATKRDIYYTDTQLFGSQLVVDNIINDISCMLKIPRRSLHILSTVNGFVAGNLSYTEEDGTKVNCTCGATAVTVPSNVQGIKNLISHAKFMLIVEKDATFQRLLDDDFCNRMSPCIMITGKGIPDLNTRLFVRKLWDSFQIPIFTLMDADPHGVEIMCIYKYGSVSMSFEAHHLTVPSIKWLGLLPSDLERLNIHKDALIPFTKQDQKKLASLQKRPYIACQPMWKKELEIMAASKLKAEIQVLTSLSSHYLSRVYLPNKLQFGGWI, from the exons ATGGAGGACAACAATGTGTGTTCCACTGAAGTGCCAGCTGGGAACAAGGCCAGCTTCAAAGAAACAAGTCTGCCTGGTGATGAGGGCCGTGTCCCCAG ttCTGAAGTTCTTGAAGCAATAGAAAATGTTATTGAAGGTGTACTTAAAAGCTTGGCCCAAAAAAAAGCACCTGTTTTGACAGTCGCTAGGAGATCAGATTGGAGAAATGTGGA ATTTACAGATTCTGTAGGTTTGCAGATGGTGCCACATTGTACTACAAAACAAATAAGAAGTGACTGTCCTAGATCAGCATCAAGATTTG CTCTGATGCTCAAAATACTATCTATGATCTATAAGATGGTGCAGAGCAATACTTATGCAACTAAAAG AGATATATATTATACGGATACACAACTGTTCGGTAGCCAGCTTGTTGTGGACAACATAATCAATGACATTTCTTGCATGCTTAAGATACCTCGGAGAAGTCTGCATATA ctgtctaCAGTTAACGGTTTTGTTGCTGGCAATTTAAGTTACACAGAGGAAGATGGTACAAAAGTGAATTGTACCTGTGGTGCAACA gcAGTCACTGTGCCATCTAATGTTCAAGGAATTAAAA ATTTAATCTCACATGCCAAATTTATGTTAATCGTAGAAAAAGATGCAACTTTTCAGAGACTGCTGGATGATGACTTCTGCAATAGAATGTCCCCATGTATAATGATTACA GGCAAAGGCATACCAGACCTTAATACACGACTTTTTGTCAGGAAGCTGTGGGATTCTTTCCAAATCCCTATTTTCACCCTTATGGATGCAGATCCACATG GTGTGGAAATAATGTGCATCTACAAATATGGATCTGTG TCAATGTCATTTGAGGCCCATCATCTCACCGTTCCATCTATTAAGTGGCTTGGTCTCCTTCCTTCTGATCTTGAGAG ACTAAATATACACAAAGATGCCTTGATTCCATTTACAAAGCAAGATCAAAAAAAGTTAGCAAGTTTGCAAAAGAGACCTTACATTGCTTGTCAGCCAATGTGGAAAAAAGAA CTGGAAATAATGGCAGCATCCAAACTGAAGGCTGAAATCCAAGTCTTAACTTCTCTTTCATCACATTACCTTTCCAGAGTGTATTTACCAAACAAACTGCAGTTTGGTGGATGGATATAA
- the RAE1 gene encoding mRNA export factor RAE1 has protein sequence MSLFGSTSGFASGGTSMFGSTTTDNHNPMKDIEVTSPPDDSISCLAFSPPTLPGNFLIAGSWANDVRCWEVQDNGQTIPKAQQMHTGPVLDACWSDDGSKVFTASCDKTAKMWDLNSNQAIQIAQHDAPVKTIHWIKAPNYSCVMTGSWDKTLKFWDTRSPTPMMTLQLPERCYCADVVHPMAAVATAERGLIVYQLENQPSEFRRIESPLKHQHRCVAIFKDKVNKPTGFALGSIEGRVAIHYINPPNPAKDNFTFKCHRSNGTNTSAPQDIYAVNGIAFHPVHGTLATVGSDGRFSFWDKDARTKLKTSEQLDQPISACCFNHNGNIFAYASSYDWSKGHEFYNPQKKNYIFLRNAAEELKPRNKK, from the exons ATGAGTCTGTTTGGATCTACATCGGGGTTTGCTAGTGGAGGTACCAGCATGTTTGGCAGTACCACGACAGATAACCACAATCCAATGAAG GATATTGAAGTAACATCTCCACCTGATGACAGCATATCTTGTTTAGCGTTTAGCCCCCCAACATTGCCGGGTAATTTCCTCATTGCAGGATCATGGGCAAATGAT GTTCGCTGCTGGGAAGTTCAGGATAATGGACAGACAATTCCAAAGGCTCAGCAGATGCACACGGGGCCTGTACTAGATGCCTGCTGGAGTGAT GATGGGAGTAAAGTATTTACTGCTTCCTGTGATAAAACTGCCAAAATGTGGGATCTCAACAGTAATCAAGCTATTCAGATTGCACAG catgATGCTCCTGTGAAGACTATTCATTGGATTAAAGCACCAAATTATAGCTGCGTGATGACAGGAAGCTGGGATAAAACTTTGAAG TTCTGGGATACTCGTTCGCCAACACCTATGATGACgttgcagctccctgaaaggtgtTACTGTGCAGATGTG GTTCATCCTATGGCTGCAGTGGCCACGGCGGAAAGAGGTCTGATAGTTTATCAGTTAGAGAATCAGCCTTCTGAATTTAGAAGAATAGAATCTCCTCTTAAACACCAG CATCGCTGCGTTGCAATTTTTAAAGACAAAGTGAACAAACCTACTGGGTTTGCCCTTGGAAGTATTGAAGGAAGAGTAGCTATTCATTACATCAACCCCCCAAATCC TGCAAAAGATAATTTCACTTTTAAATGTCATCGCTCTAATGGAACAAACACATCAGCACCTCAGGATATCTATGCT GTAAATGGGATAGCATTTCACCCTGTCCACGGTACTCTTGCAACAGTAGGATCTGATGGTAGATTCAGCTTTTGGGATAAAGATGCACGAACAAAACTAAAAACCTCTGAACAACTTGACCAGCCGATATCTGCTTGTTGTTTCAACCACAATGGCAATATATTTGCATATGCTTCCAGTTATGATTGGTCAAAG ggTCATGAATTTTACAAtccacagaagaaaaactaCATTTTCCtgagaaatgcagcagaagAGTTAAAGCCTAGGAATAAGAAGTAG